From the Halorhabdus utahensis DSM 12940 genome, one window contains:
- a CDS encoding potassium channel family protein: MPSLPVALLFGVYLGVLTGIIPALVAWVLGFLFKYLTGVTLPGFGVVVLGVALAGVNGGLLALADPSITGSANAPTILVALLVIMMMVLYAHSKGDHLGATMPRKLSLRKLGERTLALDLIESVGSNEVRVRVTGEVADVEGYPPLPDDLRAEIRAGEWTFPADLDLPALERRLAERLTNEYDLGDVSVAIDERGRATIAAAPPFSGLSKRVESGKRAVSVDALVPTGLARGDVVTVVTADAQIRGTVLSGRSERGGGGSPSQNTPADAAEAAPETEPQLPQSVRAPTTTGGDGQVTVSVGRTDAEALLRSDWATIIVEARGTRREYALISLLRRAGKRFRRITVRAGSELTGQSLGTAGLRDRFGVVVLAARDGSGWEFDPPGTCSLDPGTELYAVGTRDALDELGEAIA; the protein is encoded by the coding sequence ATGCCATCGCTGCCGGTCGCGCTGTTGTTCGGCGTCTACCTGGGTGTACTCACCGGGATCATCCCGGCGCTGGTCGCCTGGGTGCTCGGGTTCCTGTTCAAATATCTCACCGGCGTCACGCTGCCGGGGTTCGGCGTCGTCGTCCTCGGTGTCGCGCTGGCTGGCGTCAACGGAGGGCTACTCGCACTTGCCGATCCATCGATCACCGGGTCGGCCAACGCGCCGACGATCCTCGTCGCCCTGCTGGTGATCATGATGATGGTCCTGTACGCCCACAGCAAGGGCGACCACCTCGGCGCGACGATGCCACGGAAGCTCTCTCTTCGGAAACTCGGCGAACGGACGCTTGCGCTCGATCTGATCGAATCCGTCGGCAGCAACGAGGTTCGGGTACGCGTGACCGGCGAGGTGGCCGACGTGGAGGGATACCCCCCGCTGCCGGACGATCTCCGGGCGGAGATCCGGGCCGGCGAGTGGACGTTTCCGGCGGATCTCGACTTGCCGGCACTGGAGCGTCGACTGGCCGAGCGCCTCACCAACGAGTACGACCTCGGGGACGTCTCGGTCGCCATCGACGAGCGCGGCCGCGCGACCATTGCCGCCGCGCCGCCGTTCTCGGGGCTCTCCAAGCGCGTCGAGTCCGGCAAACGCGCCGTCTCCGTCGACGCTCTGGTGCCGACTGGATTGGCCCGCGGCGACGTTGTGACGGTCGTGACTGCAGACGCTCAGATCCGCGGTACCGTGTTGAGTGGCCGGTCAGAACGCGGTGGCGGCGGCTCACCCTCACAGAACACACCGGCCGACGCCGCGGAAGCTGCCCCCGAGACGGAGCCACAACTCCCACAGTCGGTCCGGGCACCGACGACGACGGGTGGTGACGGCCAGGTCACTGTGTCAGTCGGTCGAACCGACGCCGAAGCTCTGCTTCGGTCGGATTGGGCGACGATCATCGTCGAGGCACGGGGGACTCGCCGGGAGTACGCTCTCATCTCGTTGCTTCGGCGGGCCGGCAAGCGGTTTCGTCGGATCACCGTCCGGGCCGGCAGCGAACTCACCGGACAGTCGCTCGGGACGGCAGGACTCCGAGATCGGTTCGGCGTCGTCGTGTTGGCAGCCAGGGACGGCAGCGGCTGGGAGTTCGATCCTCCGGGAACCTGCTCGCTCGATCCGGGGACGGAACTGTATGCGGTCGGGACGCGTGACGCGCTCGACGAACTCGGGGAGGCGATAGCATGA